The Deltaproteobacteria bacterium region TATCCTTCCTCCAGCGAGCCTGATCTTGCGATGGAGCCAGCGGAGGGCGAGGTGTCCCTCCATGGAGCCCTCGCTGAACTCATACCCCCGGGGGGAGATGACCGCTGCCCCCTTGGGGAGTATGAGGGAGGTCAATCCCACATCCTGAGTGATCACCAGATCGCCCTCCTGCACTCGGTTTAAGATGGCGAAGTCTGCAGCGTCTCTACCTTCATCGACCATAACCCTCTCCACCCCCTCCTCCAGAGGGATATAATGGCTGTAGTCACATACTATAACCACTATTACCCCATACCTGCACGCCCGCTCTATCACCATATCCCGCCAGGGGGCACCATCGGCATCCAGATAGATCTTCAT contains the following coding sequences:
- a CDS encoding DUF188 domain-containing protein; its protein translation is MKIYLDADGAPWRDMVIERACRYGVIVVIVCDYSHYIPLEEGVERVMVDEGRDAADFAILNRVQEGDLVITQDVGLTSLILPKGAAVISPRGYEFSEGSMEGHLALRWLHRKIRLAGGRIRGPKSFSQDDRIRFLSLLERKIIALTRRADEDR